Within Streptomyces sp. NBC_00704, the genomic segment CGCCGCGACGGTCGTACTGCGCGACAGCGCCATCCAGTTGCAGGCCTTCGCCGCCCCCAAGCGCGAGGGCATCTGGGGCGAGGTGCGCGAGGAGATCGGCTCCGGCATCACCCAGCAGGGTGGCATCGTCGACGAGGTCGAGGGCCCGCTGGGCTGGGAGCTGCGGGCGCAGGTCCCGGTGCAGCTGCCGGACGGCACGAGCGGCTTCCACGTGGTGCGGTTCGTCGGCGTGGACGGCCCCCGCTGGTTCCTGCGCGGGGTGATCTCGGGCCAGGGTGCGGTGCAGCCGCAGGCGGCGGGTCTGCTGGAGCAGATCTTCCGCGACACGGTCGTGGTCCGCGGCGAGGGCCCGATGGCGCCCCGCGACCCGATCGTCCTCAAGCTGCCGAACGACGCGCAGATGGTGCCCGAGGGCATCCAGCAGCAGGACGAGAACTCCCGCTTCTCGGGCGGCATGGGCCAGCTCCAGCGGGGACCGGAGATCACCGAGGTCCGCTGACCCGCACCTGACCGACCCGCCGAAGGCGCCGACGCCGGCGCCTCGGTGGAACGCACGGCCGACAGGGCTGCACCCCTCACCGGGGTGCGGCCCTTCGCCATGCCCCCGGCTGTCCGCACATCAGCGTGCGGGAAGGCTTGACGCGTCATTGGTCTGAACCTACGGTCTCCGCTCAACGCCTGAGTTCACAAGGGCGCTCTGTGTTCACATACAGGAACAAGATCGGAGCCTCCGTGCGTCGAGCCGCATTCCTCGTGACCCTCACCTCGCTGGCCGTCGTGGGCGCCCTGGCGTCCCCGGACCCCTCACCGGCGCAAGCCGCCCCGGCCATCTTCGCCCACCCCGGAGTGACCGTCTCCCGAGGGCAACTGGACTTCGTCCGGGCCAAGGTCGACGCCTCGGCCCAGCCGTGGAAGGGAGCCTTCGACCAGCTCCTGGCGAGCAAGTACGCCGACCTGAACCGCACGCCCAAGCCCCGTGCCGTCGTCGAGTGCGGGTCCTACTCCAACCCGAACCACGGCTGCACGGACGAACGCGAAGACGCCCTCGCCGCCTACACCGACGCCCTCGCCTGGTACATCACACGGGACGAGCGGTACGCCAGGAAGGCCATCGCGCTGATGGACGCCTGGTCGGGCGTCATCACCGACCACACCGACAGCAACGCCCCGCTGCAGACCGGCTGGGCGGGCTCCACCTGGCCGAGGGCCGCCGAGATCGTCAAGTACACGTACCCGGGCAACTGGGCGAACTCCGCACGCTTCGCGACCATGCTGCGCGACGTGTACCTGCCCGAGGTGATCAACGGCTCGAACTCCAACGGCAACTGGGAGCTGTCCATGACGGAGGCCGCCGTCGGCATCTCCGTCTTCCTGGAGGACAAGGCCTCGTACGACAAGGCCATGGCGAAGTTCCGCACCCGCACCGCCGCCTACGTCTACCTCGCCTCCGACGGCGAGCTCCCGAAGACCGTGCCCAGTCAGAACCTGAACACCCGCGCCAAGATCGTCGCCTACTGGCAGGGACAGAGCACCTTCGTCACCGGGCTGACCCAGGAGACCTGCCGGGATCTCACCCACACCGGGTACGGCGTCTCCGCGATCTCCCACGTCGCCGAGACCAGCCGGATCCAGGGCCAGGACCTGTACGGCACCGACGTGGGCGAGCGACTGCGGCAGGCGCTCGGCTTCCAGGCCAAGTACCAGCTCGGCGCCGCCGTCCCGAGCTGGCTGTGCGGCGGTTCCCTGAAGCAGGAACTCGGCCCCGTCACGGAGGTCGGCTACAACGCGCTGCACAACCGGCTGGGCATCGCGATGAGCAACACCCAGACGCTGACCCTGCGGAACCGCCCGGCCGGCAGCAACAACCTCTTCGTCGCCTGGGAGACCCTGACCCACGGGGACAATCCCGCGTGAACCGATGCGGGGGGCTCATCCGATGAAGGGCTGAGGGGCCACGACGTCCGCCGGCGTCGAGGGTGCACCGGCGGCGCACCCCGCCCCTCGGTCCGTCCCCCCGTACCGCAGGCGCCGGCCGCCAGGCAGACGCCGCACGGACAGCGATGAGAAGAGAGGAAGACAATGAGCCCATGGCACGCGGAAGACGTCAGCAGGCCTTCGCATGCGTACCCACCCGACACCCGCGTCCTCCGCGGCACCTCAGCATCCGTGACACCCGCACCATCCGTGACACCCGCAGTATCCGTGGCACCCGCACCACCCGGGGCACCCGCAACATCCGTGGCACCCGTTCCACCCACGACATCCGAGAGGCAGGCCGCATGCAGAGCCCGGCCGGGGGGACGCCCCAGGCTCCCACGAGGGTGCTCGTCGTCGACGGCGAGCCGCAGACCGCGCGCGCCCTCGTGACCGGCCTCCGGGCCCGCGGCCACGAGGTCGACATCGCGCACGACGGCGTCACCGCGCTCCGGCTCGCCGCGGCCCGCCACCCGGACGTGGTCCTCCTCGATCCCGGACTGCCCGACATGGACGGACCCGAGGCGATCAGAAAGCTGCGCGCCCGGACCGGCGCGCCGATCCTGGTCCTGTCCGCCGGCCACTCCTCGGACGAGGGTGACGACAAGGGCGAGGTTGACGACGAGGGTGACGGCGAGGGTGAGGCCAAGGGCGACCGGGAGGACGAGGCCCGGAGGGTGCGGGCCGAGGCGCTCGGGGCGGGCGCGGACGACTGCCTCACCGAACCCTTCGGCGTGGACGACGTGCTCGCCCGGCTACGGGCCGCCGTCCACCGCGCCGAAGCCGCTGACGGCAGCGAGGCCGAGGTCCTGGTGGAGACCGACGGGTTCACCGTCGACCTCGCCGCGCGGAAGGTGTACCGGGCAGACAAGGAGGTGAGGCTGACGCCCACGGAGTGGCGGCTGCTGGAGGTGCTGGTGCGCAACACCGGCCGTCTGGTCGGCCAGAGGCAGTTGCTCCAGGAGGTGTGGGGGCCGTCATACGGGACGGAGACGAACTACCTGCGGGTGTACATGGCGCAGCTCAGACGCAAGCTCGAGGCGAACCCCTCGCATCCGAGACATTTCGTCACCGAACCCGGCACGGGGTACCGGTTCGAACGGTAGGTCCCACACCTGGGCGGGGAGGCGGGCGACCGGCGCGGGTACGGGTCTGCCGGCAGGCCCCGGTACGCTTCAGATATGAGCGCTGTTCCTCGTTCCGAAAAGCCGGTGGGCCGGTTCCGGCGCATGCTCGACCGGCTCTCCTCGTCGCAGGAGGACCTGGAGTCCGAGGAGCTGCGTGAGGACTCCGAGACGGCGGGCTGCACGCGGATCGGGGATTGCCGGGACCGGCAGATCGTCACCGTTACTGGTACCTTGCGCACGGTCACCCTGCGGCCGCGCGCCGGAGTCCCGGCGCTGGAGGCCGAGCTGTTCGACGGCAGCGCGGCACTCGACGTGGTGTGGCTGGGCAGGCGCTCCATCGTGGGCATAGAACCGGGGCGCAAGCTCATAGCATCGGGCCGGGTCTCCATGAGCCGGGGCCGCCGGGTGCTGTTCAACCCCAAGTACGAACTGAGACCCCTGGGTAGGGAGTAGCCGGTGACGTCGCTCGACAAGCCGACCGAAGACACGACCGCGGAGGACAAGGCCGCGGCCGATGCCCGGGCGGTGACCGAGGCCGCGCTGTTCGAGGCATTCGGCGGGGTCCGCGGAATGGTCGAGACGGTGGTGCCCGGCCTGGTCTTCGTCACGATCTTCACGATCAACAAGAACCTGCACATGTCCGCGATCGCCGCCCTCGCGGTGTCGCTGGCCCTGGTCGTGGTCCGCCTGGCGATGAGGGACACGGTCAAGCACGCGTTCAGCGGGGTCTTCGGCGTCGCGTTCGGCGTCGTCTTCGCGATGATGACCGACAACGCCAAGGCCTTCTACCTGCCCGGCATGCTCTACACGCTGGGTCTGGCGCTCGCCTACATCGTCACGACCCTGTGCGGGGTCCCTCTGATCGGGCTGATCCTGGGGCCGGTCTTCAAGGAGAACCTCTCCTGGCGGACCCGCAATCCGGGGCGCAAGAAGGCCTACGCCAAGGCCAGTTGGGCGTGGGGGCTGATCTTGCTCGCCAAGTGCGCGATCCTCTTCCCCCTCTACTGGTGGGCGGACACCGAGCAGCTGGGCTGGGTGCTGGTGGCCCTCAAGATCCCGCCGTTCCTGCTCGCCGTCTGGCTGACCTGGGTCTTCCTGGGGAAGGCGCCCGCGCCGATCGACGTGTTCGCGGAGATGGAGGCGGCGGAGAAGGCAGAGGCCGCCGCCGCTGCCGCGGGGGCTGAGGCTGAGGCGTCGGAGGCCGGTGGGCGGCACCGTCGGGAGGGATAGTTCCCGGCGCCGGGGCGACCGCCCCAGGAGCTGCCGTCCGGCTGACAGCTCAACCGTCCAGCCGACAGTGCAACCAACCGACTGACAGCGCAACCGTCGGGCTGACAGCGCAACTGACCGACTGACAGTGCAACCAACCGGCTGACAGCGCAACCGCGCGGCTGGAAGCTCGACGGCGCGGCGCAAAGCGCGACTGTGGCTGCCCGGCAACCGCTTGGGGGCGCCCGGAGATCTCCAAGCGCCCCCAAGTCGTATCCCTCGGCCGTCCCCGTCCCCGTCGCCGCACCCTCGGGCCGAACCGAACGGATGCGGACCGAACGGATTTGGACCGAACCGGATCGTCCCGTCGCGAACCGGATGGTCCCGCCGCGATCCGGATGGTCCCGCCGCGATCCGGCCCGACTGGATCCGGCCCGACCCGGCCCGGCCCAGCCCGCTCAGGTAGGGAACGGACCGGACCGACCGGACCGCCGGGCTCAGCTCCTGGTGTCGTCGTCCTTGCGGACCGACAGCAGGTCCTCCAGTTGCTCCTCTCGGGCCTGGGCGGCCACGAAGAGCAGTTCGTCGCCCGGTTCCAGCGAGTCCTCGCGGGTCGGGGTCAGGACGCGGGTGCCGCGAATGATCGTGACGAGGGAGGTGTCCTCCGGCCATTCCACGTCGCCGACCTGGGTGCCGGCCAGGGCCGACTCCTCGGGCAGGGTCAGTTCGACGAGGTTGGCGTCGCCGTGGCTGAAGCGGAGCAGCCGGACCAGGTCGCCGACGCTCACCGCTTCCTCGACCAGGGCCGACATCAGACGCGGGGTCGACACGGCCACGTCGACGCCCCATGACTCGTTGAAGAGCCATTCGTTCTTCGGGTTGTTGACGCGGGCGACGACGCGCGGGACGCCGTATTCCGTCTTGGCCAGCAGCGAGACGACCAGGTTGACCTTGTCGTCGCCGGTGGCGGCGATCACGACGTTGCAGCGCTGGAGCGCCGCCTCGTCCAGGGAGGTGATCTCGCAGGCGTCGGCCAGCAGCCACTCGGCCTGGGGGACGCGCTCGACCGAGATGGCGGTCGGCGCCTTGTCGACGAGGAGGACCTCGTGGCCGTTCTCCAGCAGTTCGCCGGCGATCGAACGTCCGACGGCGCCGGCTCCGGCAATGGCGACCCTCATCGGTGACCGTCCTCCTTGGGACCCTCGGCGAACGAGGCCTCGACCTTCTCGACCTCGTCGGTGCGCAGCATCACGTGCACCAGGTCGCCCTCCTGGAGGACCGTCTGCGAGCTGGGCAGGATCGCCTCGCCCAGGCGGGTCAGGAACGCCACGCGCACGCCCGTCTCCTCCTGGAGCGTGCTGATCTTGTGGCCGACCCAGGACGCGGCGGTGTGCACCTCGGCGAGCTGGACGCCGCCGGTGGG encodes:
- a CDS encoding potassium channel family protein, with amino-acid sequence MRVAIAGAGAVGRSIAGELLENGHEVLLVDKAPTAISVERVPQAEWLLADACEITSLDEAALQRCNVVIAATGDDKVNLVVSLLAKTEYGVPRVVARVNNPKNEWLFNESWGVDVAVSTPRLMSALVEEAVSVGDLVRLLRFSHGDANLVELTLPEESALAGTQVGDVEWPEDTSLVTIIRGTRVLTPTREDSLEPGDELLFVAAQAREEQLEDLLSVRKDDDTRS
- a CDS encoding DUF3159 domain-containing protein, coding for MTSLDKPTEDTTAEDKAAADARAVTEAALFEAFGGVRGMVETVVPGLVFVTIFTINKNLHMSAIAALAVSLALVVVRLAMRDTVKHAFSGVFGVAFGVVFAMMTDNAKAFYLPGMLYTLGLALAYIVTTLCGVPLIGLILGPVFKENLSWRTRNPGRKKAYAKASWAWGLILLAKCAILFPLYWWADTEQLGWVLVALKIPPFLLAVWLTWVFLGKAPAPIDVFAEMEAAEKAEAAAAAAGAEAEASEAGGRHRREG
- a CDS encoding OB-fold nucleic acid binding domain-containing protein yields the protein MSAVPRSEKPVGRFRRMLDRLSSSQEDLESEELREDSETAGCTRIGDCRDRQIVTVTGTLRTVTLRPRAGVPALEAELFDGSAALDVVWLGRRSIVGIEPGRKLIASGRVSMSRGRRVLFNPKYELRPLGRE
- a CDS encoding alginate lyase family protein; the protein is MRRAAFLVTLTSLAVVGALASPDPSPAQAAPAIFAHPGVTVSRGQLDFVRAKVDASAQPWKGAFDQLLASKYADLNRTPKPRAVVECGSYSNPNHGCTDEREDALAAYTDALAWYITRDERYARKAIALMDAWSGVITDHTDSNAPLQTGWAGSTWPRAAEIVKYTYPGNWANSARFATMLRDVYLPEVINGSNSNGNWELSMTEAAVGISVFLEDKASYDKAMAKFRTRTAAYVYLASDGELPKTVPSQNLNTRAKIVAYWQGQSTFVTGLTQETCRDLTHTGYGVSAISHVAETSRIQGQDLYGTDVGERLRQALGFQAKYQLGAAVPSWLCGGSLKQELGPVTEVGYNALHNRLGIAMSNTQTLTLRNRPAGSNNLFVAWETLTHGDNPA
- a CDS encoding DUF3710 domain-containing protein, whose product is MFGRRNKKGAAEDAAGEAEQVVDSVDTEADDVEGERERERVRLEPEPRPDGPWDDSEVRDPAEGRVDLGGLFVPGVDGMELRVEVAGDAIVAATVVLRDSAIQLQAFAAPKREGIWGEVREEIGSGITQQGGIVDEVEGPLGWELRAQVPVQLPDGTSGFHVVRFVGVDGPRWFLRGVISGQGAVQPQAAGLLEQIFRDTVVVRGEGPMAPRDPIVLKLPNDAQMVPEGIQQQDENSRFSGGMGQLQRGPEITEVR